The Seriola aureovittata isolate HTS-2021-v1 ecotype China chromosome 2, ASM2101889v1, whole genome shotgun sequence genome has a segment encoding these proteins:
- the elf3 gene encoding ETS-related transcription factor Elf-3 isoform X2: protein MSSPCLSSVLTHANLTMYQTGIPDVLLQQPRVLPSINTLQISSPAYNTNINSQWYRQISPHSWTADNVLEWISDHAESTKFDASTLSLAYCAMDGPALCQMNRDQMIGIFGPQLGPHLNQSLQEHKTKYELQSLSGPELNETCHLLDKFLGNLDFPLLSTIRIGQAEGDVNKKEFDYSDDYDLTSLTMEPMTPLGDPGYLSDNQSDSEYSSSSNSGMFGFSSLSSPESGSGESDPEFSYPLISKAHIKTEKGESRLKRPRGRPPKVSREHGSSIYDNPKKNKHAPRGTHLWEFIRDILIHPERNQGLMKWEDRREGVFKFLKSEAVAQMWGQKKKNSSMTYEKLSRAMRYYYKREILERVDGRRLVYKFGKNSSGWKIEEIGMGM, encoded by the exons ATGTCATCACCGTGCCTCAGCAGCGTCCTGACTCATGCCAACCTCACCATGTATCAAACTGGCATCCCCGatgtcctgctgcagcagcccaGGGTGCTGCCCAGCATTAATACTCTGCAGATCAGCAGTCCTGCATACAACACCAATATCAACA GTCAGTGGTACAGGCAGATCAGCCCTCACAGCTGGACAGCAGACAACGTTCTGGAGTGGATAAGCGACCACGCAGAGAGCACCAAGTTCGATGCGAGCACCCTGAGTCTGGCGTACTGTGCTATGGATGGACCCGCCCTCTGCCAGATGAACCGTGACCAGATGATAGGGATCTTCGGCCCACAGCTCGGCCCACATCTCAACCAGAGTTTGCAGGAACATAAGACCAAATATG AGCTACAGAGCCTGTCAGGCCCAGAGCTCAATGAGACCTGCCACCTCCTGGACAAGTTCCTGGGCAACCTAGACTTCCCTTTGCTCAGCACCATTAGAATTGGCCAAG CCGAAGGAGACGTCAATAAGAAGGAATTTGACTACAGTGATGATTATGATCTGACCAGTCTGACCATGGAGCCCATGACACCTCTTGGAGACCCTGGGTACCTGTCTGATAATCAGTCTGACAGCGAGTACAGCTCCTCCTCAAACA GTGGCATGTTTGGCTTCTCAAGCCTCAGCTCACCAGAATCCGGCAGTGGTGAATCAGACCCAGAGTTCTCCTACCCTCTGATTTCAA AGGCCCACATCAAAACTGAGAAAGGAGAGTCTCGGCTTAAGCGTCCACGGGGGCGACCTCCTAAAGTCAGCAGAGAGCATGGCAGTAGCATTTATGACaatccaaagaaaaacaaacacg CACCTCGTGGCACTCACCTATGGGAGTTCATAAGAGACATTTTGATCCACCCAGAGAGGAACCAGGGCCTGATGAAATGGGAGGATCGCCGCGAGGGTGTCTTTAAGTTCCTCAAGTCCGAGGCCGTGGCTCAGATGTGGggtcagaagaagaagaacagcagcATGACATATGAGAAACTCAGCCGTGCTATGAG GTATTACTACAAGAGGGAGATCCTGGAGCGTGTCGACGGCCGTAGGCTCGTATACAAATTTGGAAAGAACTCCAGCGGCTGGAAGATTGAGGAGATTGGCATGGGCATGTGA
- the elf3 gene encoding ETS-related transcription factor Elf-3 isoform X1, with product MSSPCLSSVLTHANLTMYQTGIPDVLLQQPRVLPSINTLQISSPAYNTNINSQWYRQISPHSWTADNVLEWISDHAESTKFDASTLSLAYCAMDGPALCQMNRDQMIGIFGPQLGPHLNQSLQEHKTKYELQSLSGPELNETCHLLDKFLGNLDFPLLSTIRIGQAAEGDVNKKEFDYSDDYDLTSLTMEPMTPLGDPGYLSDNQSDSEYSSSSNSGMFGFSSLSSPESGSGESDPEFSYPLISKAHIKTEKGESRLKRPRGRPPKVSREHGSSIYDNPKKNKHAPRGTHLWEFIRDILIHPERNQGLMKWEDRREGVFKFLKSEAVAQMWGQKKKNSSMTYEKLSRAMRYYYKREILERVDGRRLVYKFGKNSSGWKIEEIGMGM from the exons ATGTCATCACCGTGCCTCAGCAGCGTCCTGACTCATGCCAACCTCACCATGTATCAAACTGGCATCCCCGatgtcctgctgcagcagcccaGGGTGCTGCCCAGCATTAATACTCTGCAGATCAGCAGTCCTGCATACAACACCAATATCAACA GTCAGTGGTACAGGCAGATCAGCCCTCACAGCTGGACAGCAGACAACGTTCTGGAGTGGATAAGCGACCACGCAGAGAGCACCAAGTTCGATGCGAGCACCCTGAGTCTGGCGTACTGTGCTATGGATGGACCCGCCCTCTGCCAGATGAACCGTGACCAGATGATAGGGATCTTCGGCCCACAGCTCGGCCCACATCTCAACCAGAGTTTGCAGGAACATAAGACCAAATATG AGCTACAGAGCCTGTCAGGCCCAGAGCTCAATGAGACCTGCCACCTCCTGGACAAGTTCCTGGGCAACCTAGACTTCCCTTTGCTCAGCACCATTAGAATTGGCCAAG CAGCCGAAGGAGACGTCAATAAGAAGGAATTTGACTACAGTGATGATTATGATCTGACCAGTCTGACCATGGAGCCCATGACACCTCTTGGAGACCCTGGGTACCTGTCTGATAATCAGTCTGACAGCGAGTACAGCTCCTCCTCAAACA GTGGCATGTTTGGCTTCTCAAGCCTCAGCTCACCAGAATCCGGCAGTGGTGAATCAGACCCAGAGTTCTCCTACCCTCTGATTTCAA AGGCCCACATCAAAACTGAGAAAGGAGAGTCTCGGCTTAAGCGTCCACGGGGGCGACCTCCTAAAGTCAGCAGAGAGCATGGCAGTAGCATTTATGACaatccaaagaaaaacaaacacg CACCTCGTGGCACTCACCTATGGGAGTTCATAAGAGACATTTTGATCCACCCAGAGAGGAACCAGGGCCTGATGAAATGGGAGGATCGCCGCGAGGGTGTCTTTAAGTTCCTCAAGTCCGAGGCCGTGGCTCAGATGTGGggtcagaagaagaagaacagcagcATGACATATGAGAAACTCAGCCGTGCTATGAG GTATTACTACAAGAGGGAGATCCTGGAGCGTGTCGACGGCCGTAGGCTCGTATACAAATTTGGAAAGAACTCCAGCGGCTGGAAGATTGAGGAGATTGGCATGGGCATGTGA